Proteins encoded together in one Planctomyces sp. SH-PL14 window:
- a CDS encoding M56 family metallopeptidase translates to MDVGMLMEWSLWFAWSIVRAAVLTIPVFVLAVVVTGLGRRWLAPWVRWSIWSLVLVRLLMPVSIGSPLSLQRLLGSDWSEVTEETQSFDPLPNPEDGVRASTTRDLVFAEAISPGSSISAAPTADDVRFADAAEIALAALLAGMAIMGLWTLITTVRLRLWLRRGTECGREDWLQMLAEGRKRFGIFRLVELRTLPGLGSPATCGWLQPTILLPEDMLDWSPAEMRHILWHELAHIRRRDVATSGVLAIARILHWWNPVFWWTQRCWLLERELACDAMVLRHLERGDAPQYGETLLRVLERLVGRGRGIASLAPGFVFFLGRKRAVRRRLAELSRSAAPETRGRRWVGCGAVVCLALISLTDPVRARPAPRPTGIALPAETVWTLLPAEPPLDIARETREYQLRPAIDRYLRDEPKEKPEAIVQDMEHVFRALLQTPREARAEFQAGHPIPFSKDGSSYEVRGETLIVRGTAEQHEEIAALLARWSRDNRQQIGVVARLASTSLSLEELLPGPGGTVLSMPVGQEQPDLGTMAAWTRHDVPAFVRVLSDAEMRHLMRKLQSARDSNVLFAPKILTYDGQSASVQMGSIRPFVTGLQTGAASRLEPVVSEFTVGPVVQVRPMIEEDGGTRLVVQCRITEVADVDHLSMTHDGKSVTLQVPHVSSLQISTAQSIPAGHTLLVAPLERDATGNVYVAFFSAEQLP, encoded by the coding sequence ATGGATGTCGGAATGCTCATGGAATGGAGTCTCTGGTTCGCCTGGAGCATCGTTCGAGCGGCGGTCCTCACGATTCCCGTCTTCGTGCTGGCGGTTGTGGTGACCGGGCTGGGCCGACGTTGGCTGGCTCCCTGGGTCCGCTGGTCGATCTGGTCGCTGGTCCTCGTCCGTCTGTTGATGCCGGTCAGCATCGGCAGTCCGCTCAGCCTGCAACGACTTCTTGGAAGCGATTGGTCGGAAGTGACGGAGGAGACGCAGAGTTTCGACCCGTTGCCGAATCCGGAAGACGGTGTAAGAGCCTCGACGACCCGCGACCTCGTTTTCGCCGAGGCGATCTCTCCGGGGAGCAGCATCTCGGCTGCTCCGACTGCTGACGATGTTCGGTTCGCCGACGCCGCTGAGATCGCACTGGCCGCTCTCCTCGCCGGAATGGCGATCATGGGACTCTGGACTCTGATCACGACGGTCCGGCTCCGCCTCTGGCTCCGGCGCGGCACCGAATGCGGTCGCGAGGACTGGCTGCAGATGCTGGCCGAAGGACGGAAGCGGTTCGGGATCTTTCGCCTCGTCGAGCTGCGGACCTTGCCGGGGCTGGGGAGTCCGGCGACCTGCGGATGGCTGCAGCCGACGATCCTTCTCCCGGAGGACATGCTCGATTGGTCCCCGGCCGAGATGCGGCACATTCTGTGGCACGAACTGGCCCATATCCGGCGGCGGGACGTGGCAACGAGCGGGGTCCTGGCGATCGCGAGGATTCTCCATTGGTGGAATCCCGTCTTCTGGTGGACTCAGCGATGCTGGCTCCTCGAACGGGAGCTCGCCTGTGACGCGATGGTCCTCCGACATCTCGAACGGGGCGATGCCCCCCAGTATGGGGAAACGCTGCTGCGAGTCCTCGAGCGTCTCGTTGGCCGCGGGCGGGGGATCGCGTCGCTCGCTCCAGGGTTTGTCTTCTTTCTCGGAAGGAAGCGAGCCGTTCGCCGTCGTCTCGCGGAGCTGTCGCGATCGGCTGCTCCGGAGACGAGAGGGCGCCGGTGGGTGGGCTGCGGCGCGGTCGTCTGCCTGGCCCTGATCAGTCTGACGGACCCTGTCCGCGCCAGGCCGGCGCCGCGGCCGACCGGCATCGCTCTTCCGGCCGAGACCGTCTGGACTCTCCTTCCCGCGGAGCCGCCTCTGGATATCGCGCGGGAAACCCGGGAGTACCAGCTGCGTCCGGCGATCGACCGCTATCTGCGGGACGAACCGAAGGAGAAGCCGGAGGCGATTGTGCAGGACATGGAACATGTCTTCCGGGCGTTGCTGCAGACGCCTCGGGAGGCCCGCGCCGAATTCCAGGCAGGACATCCCATCCCATTCTCGAAGGACGGAAGCTCCTATGAAGTCCGCGGCGAAACCCTCATCGTGCGAGGGACGGCCGAGCAACACGAGGAGATTGCAGCGCTGCTGGCCCGGTGGAGTCGGGACAACCGGCAGCAGATCGGCGTTGTCGCCCGGTTGGCGTCGACCAGTCTCTCGCTGGAGGAACTGCTTCCCGGTCCGGGAGGAACGGTCCTGAGCATGCCGGTTGGGCAGGAACAGCCCGACCTGGGAACGATGGCGGCTTGGACCCGGCATGACGTTCCGGCCTTTGTGCGGGTTCTCAGCGACGCGGAGATGCGGCACCTGATGCGGAAACTCCAGAGCGCCCGGGACAGCAATGTCTTGTTTGCTCCCAAGATTCTGACCTACGACGGCCAGTCCGCCTCCGTCCAGATGGGGTCGATCAGGCCGTTCGTGACGGGACTGCAGACCGGAGCGGCGAGCCGCCTGGAGCCGGTGGTTTCCGAGTTCACCGTGGGACCCGTTGTCCAGGTCCGCCCGATGATCGAGGAGGACGGAGGGACGCGGCTCGTCGTCCAGTGTCGCATCACCGAGGTCGCGGATGTCGATCACCTGAGCATGACCCACGACGGAAAGTCGGTCACGCTCCAGGTTCCGCACGTCTCGTCGTTGCAGATTTCGACGGCTCAGTCGATCCCGGCGGGGCACACGCTGCTCGTCGCTCCTCTGGAGAGGGACGCGACTGGGAACGTCTATGTGGCGTTCTTCTCCGCCGAGCAACTGCCCTGA
- the carB gene encoding carbamoyl-phosphate synthase large subunit — protein sequence MPRRNDIKKILIIGSGPIVIGQACEFDYSGTQACKALRDEGYEVVLVNSNPATIMTDPGTADATYIEPITWQYVAEIIKKERPDALLPTLGGQTGLNTAMDLYRRGILEQLGVEMIGAKADVIAKAEGRESFKQAMIKIGLDVPRSRTVHTIEEGREALREIGLPIIIRASYTLGGTGGGIAYNKEEFEDKVRNGLALSPVSEVLLEESVLGWKEYEMEVMRDKADNVVIICAIENFDPMGVHTGDSITVAPAQTLTDKEYQRMRDATIAVMREIGVETGGSNVQFAIDPKTGRMTVIEMNPRVSRSSALASKATGFPIAKIAAKLAVGYTLDEIPNDITRETLACFEPTIDYVVTKIPRWTFEKFPDADPTLTVQMKSVGETMAIGRTFKESFQKALRGLEIGQFGLGGGAKDLWGSDQQPDVAEIRNKLATPNAERVFYIRYAFKAGMSVEDVFQLTNIDPWFLRSMWDLVATEQEIHSAGRIENLSAEQLLRYKQRGFSDKQIAWWLGSTELQVRRYRKDKGVIATFKQVDTCAAEFEAYTPYYYSTYETEDEAPSRRKFGPEGRGLQTLDGQPVAGKEGVTASAVNVQASTGHQRRVMILGGGPNRIGQGIEFDYCCCQASFAMRELGIESIMVNSNPETVSTDYDTSDVLFFEPLTTEDVLNIHDRLQPDGVIVQFGGQTPLNLAKGLEAAGVPIIGTSPAMIDVAEDREKFKELLNNLGLRQPPNGTADKVEEAIDSAQHIGYPVLVRPSFVLGGRGMEICYDDDQVLRFMKEAVQISPDHPVLIDKFLEDAIEVDVDAISDGETTLVGGVMEHIEEAGVHSGDSACALPPFSLPQAVIEEIKDATYKLAKALSVRGLMNIQFAVKREGSAHTVYVLEVNPRASRTSPFVSKATNLSLARMAAKVMAGVSLKEQGITQEVWPHYTSVKESVFPFSRFQGVDIILGPEMRSTGEVMGIDMEFPAAFAKSQLAAGVKIPTEGTVFISMAKNHKEAIVEPARRLRELGFKILSTAGTAKVLQQAGIEVETVRKLQEGRPNLLDHMANGQVQIIFNTPSGKGARSDEGRIRASAVIQGVPCVTTLPGCHAMVKAIEYQIAHPQPQVQALQTWAKSLK from the coding sequence GTGCCCCGTCGCAACGACATCAAGAAGATTCTCATCATCGGCTCCGGCCCGATCGTCATCGGTCAGGCATGCGAGTTCGATTACTCCGGCACACAGGCCTGCAAGGCCCTGCGCGATGAGGGCTACGAGGTCGTCCTGGTCAACTCGAACCCGGCGACGATCATGACCGACCCGGGGACGGCCGATGCGACCTACATCGAGCCGATCACCTGGCAGTACGTCGCCGAGATCATCAAGAAGGAGCGGCCCGACGCCCTCCTGCCGACGCTCGGCGGCCAGACCGGCCTCAACACGGCGATGGACCTCTACCGCCGCGGGATTCTGGAGCAGCTGGGCGTCGAGATGATCGGGGCCAAGGCGGACGTCATCGCCAAGGCGGAAGGGCGGGAGTCCTTCAAGCAGGCGATGATCAAAATCGGCCTGGACGTCCCCCGCTCGCGGACGGTCCATACGATCGAAGAAGGCCGCGAAGCCCTGCGGGAAATCGGCCTCCCGATCATCATCCGCGCCAGCTACACGCTCGGCGGGACCGGCGGCGGGATCGCCTACAACAAAGAAGAGTTCGAAGACAAGGTCCGCAACGGCCTGGCGCTCTCCCCCGTCAGCGAAGTGCTCCTCGAGGAATCGGTCCTCGGCTGGAAGGAGTACGAGATGGAGGTGATGCGGGACAAGGCGGACAACGTCGTCATCATCTGTGCGATCGAGAACTTCGACCCGATGGGGGTCCACACCGGGGACTCGATCACCGTCGCGCCGGCCCAGACGCTGACGGACAAGGAATACCAGCGGATGCGGGACGCGACGATCGCGGTCATGCGCGAGATCGGTGTCGAGACCGGGGGTTCGAACGTCCAGTTCGCGATCGATCCCAAGACGGGGCGGATGACGGTCATCGAGATGAACCCCCGCGTCAGCCGCTCGAGCGCCCTGGCCTCGAAGGCGACCGGCTTCCCGATCGCCAAGATCGCCGCCAAGCTGGCGGTCGGCTATACGCTCGACGAAATCCCGAACGACATCACGCGGGAGACGCTCGCCTGCTTCGAGCCGACGATCGACTACGTCGTCACCAAGATCCCGCGGTGGACCTTCGAAAAGTTCCCGGACGCCGACCCGACCCTGACGGTCCAGATGAAGTCGGTCGGGGAGACGATGGCAATCGGCCGGACCTTCAAGGAGTCGTTCCAGAAGGCGCTCCGTGGTCTCGAGATCGGCCAGTTCGGCCTCGGCGGCGGGGCCAAGGACCTGTGGGGGAGCGACCAGCAGCCGGACGTCGCGGAGATCCGCAACAAGCTCGCCACGCCGAATGCCGAACGGGTGTTCTACATCCGCTATGCGTTCAAGGCGGGGATGAGTGTGGAGGATGTCTTCCAGCTCACGAACATCGACCCGTGGTTCCTGCGGAGCATGTGGGATCTCGTGGCGACGGAGCAGGAGATTCACTCCGCCGGCCGGATCGAGAATCTCTCGGCCGAGCAACTCCTCCGTTACAAACAGCGGGGCTTCTCCGACAAGCAGATCGCGTGGTGGCTCGGCTCGACGGAGCTGCAGGTTCGCCGCTACCGCAAGGACAAGGGGGTCATCGCGACCTTCAAGCAGGTCGATACCTGCGCCGCGGAGTTCGAAGCCTACACCCCGTACTACTACTCGACCTACGAGACCGAGGACGAGGCACCCAGCCGCCGGAAATTCGGCCCCGAGGGACGCGGGCTCCAGACGCTCGACGGCCAGCCGGTCGCCGGAAAAGAAGGCGTGACCGCGTCGGCGGTCAATGTCCAGGCGTCGACCGGCCACCAGCGGCGGGTCATGATCCTCGGCGGCGGGCCGAACCGGATCGGGCAGGGGATCGAGTTTGACTACTGCTGTTGCCAGGCGTCGTTCGCCATGCGGGAGCTCGGCATCGAGTCGATCATGGTCAACTCGAATCCCGAGACCGTCTCGACCGATTACGACACCTCGGACGTCCTGTTCTTCGAGCCGCTGACGACCGAAGACGTCCTCAACATCCACGACCGTCTCCAGCCGGACGGCGTCATCGTCCAGTTCGGCGGCCAGACGCCGCTGAACCTCGCCAAGGGGCTCGAAGCGGCGGGCGTCCCGATCATCGGCACGAGCCCGGCGATGATCGACGTCGCCGAAGACCGCGAGAAATTCAAGGAGCTGCTGAACAACCTCGGCCTCCGGCAGCCCCCGAACGGGACCGCCGACAAGGTCGAAGAGGCGATCGATTCCGCCCAGCACATCGGCTATCCAGTGTTGGTCCGCCCGAGCTTCGTCCTCGGCGGCCGCGGCATGGAGATCTGCTACGACGATGACCAGGTCCTCCGCTTCATGAAAGAAGCGGTCCAGATCTCGCCGGACCACCCGGTCCTGATCGACAAGTTCCTGGAGGACGCGATCGAGGTCGACGTCGACGCCATCTCGGACGGCGAGACGACCCTCGTCGGCGGGGTCATGGAGCATATCGAAGAGGCGGGCGTCCACAGCGGCGACTCGGCCTGCGCCCTGCCGCCGTTTTCGCTTCCCCAGGCGGTGATCGAGGAGATCAAGGACGCGACCTACAAGCTGGCCAAGGCGCTCAGCGTCCGCGGCCTGATGAATATCCAGTTCGCGGTGAAGCGGGAAGGTTCGGCCCACACCGTCTACGTCCTGGAAGTGAATCCGCGGGCCTCACGGACCTCGCCGTTCGTCTCCAAGGCGACGAATCTGTCGCTGGCCCGGATGGCCGCCAAGGTGATGGCCGGGGTGAGCCTGAAAGAGCAGGGGATCACCCAGGAGGTCTGGCCGCACTACACCTCGGTCAAGGAGAGCGTCTTCCCGTTCTCCCGGTTCCAGGGGGTGGACATCATCCTCGGCCCCGAGATGCGGAGCACCGGCGAGGTGATGGGGATCGATATGGAGTTCCCTGCGGCCTTCGCCAAGAGCCAGCTTGCCGCCGGGGTGAAGATCCCGACGGAAGGGACCGTCTTCATCAGCATGGCGAAGAACCACAAGGAAGCGATCGTCGAGCCCGCCCGCCGCCTGCGGGAGCTGGGCTTCAAGATCCTCAGCACCGCTGGAACCGCCAAGGTCCTCCAGCAGGCGGGGATCGAGGTCGAAACCGTCCGCAAGCTTCAGGAGGGCCGTCCGAACCTCCTCGACCACATGGCGAACGGCCAGGTCCAGATCATCTTCAACACGCCGAGTGGCAAGGGAGCCCGCAGCGACGAAGGCCGCATCCGCGCCAGCGCCGTGATCCAGGGGGTTCCCTGCGTGACGACGCTCCCCGGCTGCCACGCGATGGTCAAGGCGATCGAGTACCAGATCGCCCACCCGCAGCCGCAGGTGCAGGCCCTCCAGACGTGGGCCAAGTCGCTGAAGTAG
- a CDS encoding SMP-30/gluconolactonase/LRE family protein: protein MRTAIWLASMVLISRSLMAAEPSAPTGSPEIVAATSRLEHLWGEGEFTEGAACGPDGAIYFSDIPDANPGKIYRFDPATKKVTVHCAESRKSNGLAFTKDGRLLAACGANDGGRSLCEITAEGKVVPVVDRFGGKVLNAPNDLDVDAAGNVYFSDPFYVGKEPLELDHMSVFFVDGKTKAVSRATTDITKPNGVALSPDGKTLYVAETNNGKPLLASADPAFAPWRMTLNAFPVVSPGKLGERKILVDFGKGAGIDGMTCDAAGNIYAAIRNESRFGMAIYSPAGKEIAFIPTPELPTNCCFGSAADETEKHRLYVTAGKGLYRINLLSAGPVWYAR from the coding sequence ATGCGGACGGCGATCTGGTTGGCTTCGATGGTCCTGATTTCCCGGTCGCTGATGGCGGCGGAGCCGTCGGCTCCAACGGGATCGCCCGAAATCGTCGCCGCGACCTCCCGTCTCGAGCACCTCTGGGGCGAGGGAGAATTCACCGAGGGGGCGGCCTGCGGGCCGGACGGGGCGATCTACTTCAGCGATATCCCGGATGCCAATCCGGGGAAGATCTACCGCTTCGATCCCGCCACGAAGAAGGTGACCGTCCACTGCGCCGAGAGCCGCAAGAGCAACGGGCTGGCCTTCACGAAGGACGGCCGCCTTCTCGCCGCCTGCGGGGCGAACGACGGTGGTCGGTCCTTGTGCGAGATCACCGCCGAGGGGAAAGTCGTTCCGGTTGTCGACCGCTTCGGCGGGAAGGTCCTGAACGCTCCCAACGATCTCGATGTCGACGCGGCCGGGAACGTCTACTTCAGCGACCCATTCTACGTCGGGAAAGAGCCGCTCGAGCTCGATCACATGAGCGTGTTCTTTGTCGACGGGAAGACGAAGGCGGTCTCGCGGGCCACGACCGACATCACCAAGCCCAACGGCGTCGCCCTCTCACCCGACGGTAAGACGCTCTACGTCGCCGAAACGAACAACGGCAAGCCGCTCCTCGCCTCCGCCGATCCGGCGTTCGCCCCCTGGCGAATGACGCTCAACGCCTTCCCGGTCGTCAGCCCGGGGAAGCTCGGCGAGCGGAAGATCCTGGTCGACTTCGGCAAGGGGGCGGGGATCGACGGGATGACCTGCGACGCGGCCGGGAACATCTATGCCGCGATCCGGAACGAGTCCCGCTTCGGGATGGCGATCTATTCGCCCGCGGGGAAGGAGATCGCCTTCATCCCGACTCCCGAACTGCCGACGAACTGCTGCTTCGGCTCCGCGGCGGATGAAACGGAGAAGCACCGGCTTTACGTGACGGCGGGGAAGGGGCTGTATCGGATCAACCTGCTCTCCGCCGGGCCGGTCTGGTACGCGCGTTGA
- a CDS encoding coproporphyrinogen-III oxidase family protein has translation MSDLKVLETKPTETKTEVGSYFVSNYPPFSQWKKESVGDIYAALDREPDRSVPLGMYLHIPFCRKRCKFCYFRVYTQQNADVIKNYVDTLDKEVELLKTHRGIQDRKLQFVYFGGGTPSYLSAKQLLMLRERLSDSITWEEAKEVTFECEPGTLSLEKVQTLKEIGITRVSLGVENFNDKILEENGRAHLSPEIFRAYDWLKQVGFPQINVDLIAGMIGETDENWHACLDKVIEMRPNNVTIYQMELPFNTLISKEMLEHGIESPVADWPTKRRWANEAIEKLGKAGYSLSSGNELVLDAEKDRFVYRDNLFRGSDILAVGVSSFGHFQGVHYQNKDALEEYLKIVQSGELPINRAMTPTTHQKFIREWVLQMKEGHVDGGAIRQKFGLDPFVEFAEPIANQIRAGYLERENGGVRVTRKGLLQVDSLLWEYFEPQHRAVRYT, from the coding sequence ATGTCCGATCTCAAGGTTCTGGAAACCAAGCCGACGGAAACGAAGACCGAAGTCGGCAGTTACTTCGTCTCGAACTACCCGCCGTTCTCTCAGTGGAAGAAGGAATCGGTCGGCGACATCTACGCCGCCCTCGACCGCGAGCCCGACCGGTCGGTCCCGCTGGGGATGTACCTCCACATTCCGTTCTGCCGGAAGCGGTGCAAGTTCTGTTACTTCCGGGTCTACACGCAGCAGAACGCCGACGTCATCAAGAACTACGTCGACACGCTGGACAAGGAAGTCGAGCTTCTCAAGACGCACCGTGGCATCCAGGACCGCAAGCTCCAGTTCGTCTACTTTGGCGGCGGGACCCCGTCGTACCTGAGCGCCAAGCAGCTCCTGATGCTCCGCGAGCGGCTGAGCGACTCGATCACCTGGGAAGAAGCCAAGGAAGTCACGTTCGAGTGTGAACCCGGCACGCTCAGCCTCGAAAAGGTCCAGACGCTGAAGGAGATCGGGATCACCCGCGTCTCGCTCGGCGTCGAGAACTTCAACGACAAGATCCTGGAAGAAAACGGCCGGGCGCATCTCTCGCCGGAGATCTTCCGGGCCTATGACTGGCTGAAGCAGGTCGGCTTCCCGCAGATCAACGTCGACCTGATCGCCGGCATGATCGGCGAGACGGACGAGAACTGGCACGCCTGTCTCGACAAGGTGATCGAGATGCGGCCGAACAACGTCACGATCTACCAGATGGAGCTCCCGTTCAACACGCTCATCTCCAAGGAGATGCTGGAGCACGGGATCGAGTCCCCCGTTGCCGACTGGCCGACGAAGCGTCGCTGGGCGAACGAGGCGATCGAAAAGCTCGGGAAGGCGGGCTACAGCCTCTCGAGCGGCAACGAGCTCGTTTTGGACGCGGAGAAGGACCGTTTCGTGTATCGGGACAACCTGTTCCGCGGGAGCGACATCCTGGCGGTCGGCGTCTCGTCGTTCGGCCACTTCCAGGGAGTCCATTACCAGAACAAGGACGCCCTGGAGGAGTACCTCAAGATCGTTCAGTCGGGCGAGCTCCCGATCAACCGGGCCATGACCCCCACGACGCATCAGAAGTTCATCCGCGAGTGGGTCCTCCAGATGAAGGAAGGGCACGTCGACGGGGGCGCGATCCGGCAGAAGTTCGGCCTCGATCCGTTCGTCGAGTTCGCCGAGCCGATCGCCAACCAGATCCGGGCGGGCTACCTAGAGCGGGAGAACGGCGGCGTCCGCGTCACCCGCAAGGGGCTGCTGCAGGTCGACAGCCTCCTCTGGGAATACTTCGAGCCGCAGCACCGCGCCGTGCGATATACGTAG
- a CDS encoding tRNA (guanine(46)-N(7))-methyltransferase TrmB, protein MFEPVPGSVERELGVPIPGRIVPPDQWAKTSLKRVPPGPIDFAGLFGRSAPVVIDIGCGNGRSLLHSAVARPEFDHLGLDILPVVIRYATRRANQRGLSNARLAVIGGLELLREHIAPGSVTEIHCYHPQPYYRMADVGKRLITPEFLRLAHRALIPGGLLRLQTDHPAYWKYIQQIVPVFFEWADRREPWPNVRHGMTRRELMARRQGLSIFRGEGQSRIGLDPDEAERIAAELPLPKFNADRRLQQLDDQERRAKPS, encoded by the coding sequence ATGTTCGAGCCCGTCCCCGGTTCCGTCGAGCGGGAGCTGGGAGTCCCGATTCCGGGCCGGATCGTCCCGCCTGACCAGTGGGCAAAGACGTCGCTCAAACGCGTGCCGCCGGGACCGATCGATTTCGCGGGGCTCTTCGGTCGGTCCGCGCCGGTCGTGATCGACATCGGCTGCGGCAACGGGCGTTCGCTCCTGCACAGCGCCGTAGCGCGACCCGAGTTCGATCATCTGGGGCTCGACATCCTGCCGGTCGTGATCCGCTACGCCACGCGGCGGGCCAACCAGCGGGGCTTGTCGAACGCCCGGCTGGCGGTCATCGGCGGCCTCGAACTGCTGCGGGAACATATCGCCCCCGGCAGTGTGACCGAGATCCATTGCTACCACCCGCAGCCGTACTATCGGATGGCGGATGTCGGTAAGCGGCTGATCACTCCGGAGTTCCTCCGTCTCGCGCATCGGGCCCTCATCCCCGGCGGGCTGCTGCGGCTGCAGACGGACCATCCGGCGTACTGGAAGTACATCCAGCAGATCGTTCCCGTATTCTTTGAGTGGGCCGACCGCCGCGAACCCTGGCCGAACGTCCGTCACGGCATGACCCGTCGCGAGCTGATGGCCCGCCGGCAGGGGCTCTCGATCTTTCGCGGCGAAGGCCAGTCGCGTATCGGCCTCGATCCCGACGAAGCGGAGCGGATCGCGGCGGAGCTTCCCCTGCCGAAGTTCAACGCGGACCGCCGGCTCCAGCAACTCGACGACCAGGAACGCCGCGCGAAGCCGTCGTGA
- a CDS encoding thiazole synthase, which translates to MPFTDKPFRVGTHTLTSRLIVGTGKYATYDLMRDCLEASGSDVITVAVRRERLVDAQGRNILDYIDLSKYTILPNTAGCFTAEDAVRVARLGREILSGLENPGADWVKLECLGDKKTLLPDPVATLKATEELVKDGFQVLVYTTDDPITARRIKEAGAASVMPAGSPIGSGQGILNANNIRICLEYLKENDPDYPVIVDAGVGSASDVSYAMELGCDGVLLNTAIASADDPLTMASAMKLACTAGRLSYFGGRIPKKLYATASSPDTGIVRPAGG; encoded by the coding sequence ATGCCGTTTACGGACAAACCCTTCCGCGTCGGAACCCACACGCTGACCTCCCGCCTGATCGTCGGCACCGGCAAGTACGCCACCTACGACCTGATGCGAGACTGCCTCGAGGCCAGCGGGTCAGACGTGATCACCGTGGCCGTCCGGCGCGAACGGCTCGTCGACGCCCAGGGCCGGAACATCCTCGACTACATCGACCTCTCCAAATACACGATCCTGCCCAACACCGCCGGCTGCTTCACCGCCGAGGACGCCGTCCGCGTGGCCCGTCTCGGCCGCGAGATCCTGTCGGGCCTCGAGAACCCCGGCGCGGACTGGGTGAAGCTCGAGTGCCTCGGCGACAAGAAGACCCTCCTGCCGGATCCGGTCGCCACCCTGAAGGCGACGGAGGAACTGGTCAAGGACGGATTCCAGGTCCTGGTCTACACGACCGACGATCCGATCACAGCCCGCCGGATCAAGGAGGCGGGAGCCGCCTCGGTCATGCCTGCCGGCAGTCCGATCGGAAGCGGCCAGGGGATCCTCAACGCGAACAACATCCGGATCTGCCTCGAGTACCTCAAGGAAAACGATCCGGACTATCCGGTCATCGTCGACGCGGGCGTCGGCTCCGCGAGCGACGTCTCGTACGCGATGGAACTCGGCTGCGACGGCGTCCTGCTCAACACGGCGATCGCCAGCGCCGACGATCCGCTGACGATGGCCTCGGCCATGAAGCTGGCGTGCACTGCGGGGCGGCTGTCGTACTTCGGCGGGCGGATCCCGAAGAAGCTCTACGCCACCGCCAGCAGCCCGGATACGGGCATCGTCCGTCCCGCCGGCGGCTGA
- the tsaD gene encoding tRNA (adenosine(37)-N6)-threonylcarbamoyltransferase complex transferase subunit TsaD, with protein sequence MPEYLLAIESSCDETAAAVITRDLTVLSNVVASQAELHERFGGVVPEIASRAHVERILPVIDEALTTAGITPADLKAIAVVTEPGLVGSLLVGLTAAKTLAMVLDIPLVPVNHVEAHLYACRLGAGRDIFPAVGLVVSGGHTNLYDCQSAVDYRMIGATIDDAAGEAFDKAAAILGLPYPGGPNVERTARTGNETAYRLPRTFLKEDRLEFSFSGLKTALLYEVQGQPGAHRTPPAMTPQRLADLCASFQAAVVDVLIAKLELALTRTRHRAICLGGGVAANGYFRDRVEAMARRRKVELFISPREFCTDNAGMGAVGWELLDRGRTAELDVDVKPGLIR encoded by the coding sequence ATGCCCGAATACCTCCTCGCCATCGAATCCTCCTGCGACGAAACCGCCGCCGCAGTCATCACCCGCGACCTGACTGTGTTGTCCAACGTCGTCGCCTCACAGGCCGAACTCCACGAACGCTTCGGCGGCGTCGTCCCGGAAATCGCCTCCCGAGCCCACGTCGAACGCATCCTCCCCGTCATCGACGAAGCCCTCACCACCGCCGGCATCACTCCTGCGGATCTGAAGGCCATCGCCGTCGTCACCGAACCCGGACTCGTCGGCTCCCTCCTCGTCGGCCTGACCGCCGCAAAAACGCTCGCGATGGTCCTCGACATCCCCCTCGTTCCGGTCAACCACGTCGAAGCCCACCTCTACGCCTGCCGCCTCGGCGCCGGCCGCGACATCTTCCCCGCCGTTGGCCTCGTCGTCAGCGGAGGACACACCAACCTCTACGACTGCCAGTCCGCCGTCGACTACCGCATGATCGGGGCCACAATCGACGACGCCGCCGGCGAAGCCTTCGACAAAGCCGCCGCCATCCTCGGCCTCCCCTATCCCGGCGGCCCCAACGTCGAGCGGACCGCCCGCACCGGCAACGAAACGGCCTACCGCCTCCCGCGGACCTTCCTCAAGGAGGACCGGCTCGAGTTCAGCTTCAGCGGCCTCAAAACGGCCCTCCTCTACGAGGTCCAGGGACAACCGGGCGCCCACCGCACCCCGCCGGCCATGACGCCGCAGCGCCTCGCCGACCTCTGCGCCAGCTTTCAGGCCGCGGTCGTCGACGTGCTGATCGCCAAACTCGAACTCGCCCTGACCCGCACCCGCCATCGCGCGATCTGCCTCGGCGGCGGCGTCGCGGCCAACGGCTACTTCCGCGACCGGGTCGAGGCGATGGCCCGCCGGCGGAAGGTGGAACTCTTCATATCCCCCCGCGAGTTCTGCACGGACAACGCCGGCATGGGAGCCGTCGGCTGGGAGCTGCTCGACCGGGGACGAACGGCGGAGCTCGACGTCGACGTCAAGCCGGGACTGATCCGATAG